In Hemibagrus wyckioides isolate EC202008001 linkage group LG21, SWU_Hwy_1.0, whole genome shotgun sequence, the following proteins share a genomic window:
- the wnt4 gene encoding protein Wnt-4a: MSSGCLFRSLLMLFLALLSANASNWLYLAKLSSVGSISDEETCEKLRGLIQRQVQICKRNVEVMDAVRRGAQLAIDECQYQFRNRRWNCSTLDSMPVFGKVVTQGTREAAFVYALSAASVAYAVTRACSSGELEKCGCDRNVHGVSPQGFQWSGCSDNIAYGVAFSQSFVDARERGKGQSSSRALMNLHNNEAGRKAILNHMRIDCKCHGVSGSCEVKTCWKAMPPFRKVGNVIKEKFDGATEVEQRKVGTTRVLMPRNSQFKPHTDEDLVYLDPSPDFCEHDPRTPGMLGTVGRFCNKTSKAIDGCELMCCGRGFHTQEVEVVDRCSCKFHWCCYVKCKQCRKMVEMHTCR; encoded by the exons ATGAGCTCGGGCTGTTTGTTCAGGTCTCTGCTGATGCTCTTCCTGGCGCTTCTCTCCGCCAACGCGAGCAACTGGCT GTATCTGGCCAAGTTGTCGTCGGTGGGGAGCATCTCAGACGAGGAGACGTGTGAGAAGCTGCGAGGTTTGATCCAGAGGCAGGTGCAGATCTGCAAGCGCAACGTTGAGGTGATGGATGCCGTTCGCCGGGGAGCTCAGCTGGCCATCGACGAGTGCCAGTACCAGTTCCGTAACCGACGGTGGAACTGCTCCACGCTGGACTCCATGCCTGTCTTCGGGAAGGTGGTCACGCAAG GCACGAGGGAGGCGGCGTTTGTCTACGCTCTCTCAGCGGCAAGCGTTGCATATGCGGTGACCAGGGCATGCAGCAGTGGGGAGCTGGAGAAGTGCGGCTGTGACCGGAACGTGCATGGCGTGAGCCCTCAGG gGTTCCAGTGGTCGGGGTGCTCGGACAACATCGCCTACGGAGTCGCCTTCTCCCAGTCCTTTGTCGACGCCAGGGAAAGAGGCAAAGGGCAATCGTCCAGCCGAGCTTTAATGAACCTCCATAATAACGAGGCAGGAAGGAAG GCGATTCTGAACCACATGCGAATAGACTGCAAGTGCCACGGTGTTTCCGGCTCGTGCGAGGTGAAGACCTGCTGgaaagccatgcctcctttccGCAAGGTTGGCAACGTGATCAAGGAGAAGTTCGACGGCGCCACCGAGGTGGAGCAGCGCAAGGTGGGCACCACCCGAGTTCTGATGCCACGCAACTCGCAGTTCAAACCGCACACGGACGAGGACCTGGTCTACCTGGACCCGAGTCCCGACTTCTGCGAGCACGACCCAAGGACGCCGGGCATGCTGGGAACGGTGGGCCGCTTCTGCAACAAGACCTCGAAAGCCATTGACGGCTGCGAGCTCATGTGCTGCGGGCGCGGCTTCCACAcgcaggaggtggaggtggtggaccGGTGCAGCTGCAAATTCCACTGGTGCTGCTACGTCAAGTGCAAACAGTGCCGCAAGATGGTGGAGATGCACACGTGTCGGTGA